The following proteins are encoded in a genomic region of Rissa tridactyla isolate bRisTri1 chromosome 5, bRisTri1.patW.cur.20221130, whole genome shotgun sequence:
- the CHRNA9 gene encoding neuronal acetylcholine receptor subunit alpha-9 has protein sequence MKRNGLPSYISLWLLFAAAILQAVESAKGKYAHMLFNELFEDYSNALRPVEDTDKVLNVTLQITLSQIKDMDERNQILSAYLWIRQSWYDAYLKWDKDKYDGLDSIRIPSDLVWRPDIVLYNKADDDFSEPVNTNVVLRYDGKITWDAPAITKSSCVVDVSYFPFDSQQCNLTFGSWTYNGNQVDIINSLDSGDLSDFIEDVEWEIHGMPAVKNVITYGCCSEPYPDVTFTLILKRKSSFYIFNLLLPCILISFLAPLGFYLPADSGEKVSLGVTVLLALTVFQLMVAEIMPPSENVPLIGKYYIATMTMITASTALTIIIMNLHHCGSEAKPVPQWAKVIILDYMSKIFFVYDVGENCTSPKREKEEERKLEGDDGCQRRHKEVRSHHSNRKDDCNLKEKLNGNLNKSYGVNGENVRETVNCCSCYKTLIKNIEYIANCVRDHKANRAKGIEWKKVAKVMDRFFMWIFFIMVFFMSVLIIGKAP, from the exons atgaagagaaatggcCTGCCCTCTTACATCTCTCTGTGGTTGCTGTTTGCAGCAGCGATACTGCAAG CAGTAGAATCAGCCAAAGGAAAATATGCTCACATGCTGTTTAATGAACTGTTTGAAGACTACTCAAATGCGCTAAGACCAGTGGAAGACACAGATAAAGTACTGAATGTCACCCTTCAGATCACATTGTCCCAAATTAAAGACATG GATGAAAGGAACCAAATTTTGTCAGCTTACTTATGGATTCGACAAAGCTGGTATGATGCGTACCTCAAATGGGACAAAGATAAATACGATGGGTTGGATTCTATCAGGATTCCAAGCGATTTGGTTTGGAGACCAGATATTGTCCTGTATAACAA GGCTGATGATGACTTTTCAGAACCAGTGAATACTAATGTTGTGTTGAGATATGATGGAAAAATCACTTGGGATGCACCTGCTATCACAAAGAGCTCATGTGTAGTGGATGTATCTTATTTCCCCTTTGACAGCCAGCAGTGCAACCTTACCTTTGGGTCCTGGACCTATAACGGTAATCAGGTAGACATCATCAATTCTCTTGATAGTGGTGACCTCTCTGACTTCATAGAAGATGTGGAATGGGAGATTCATGGTATGCCAGCGGTTAAGAATGTCATCACTTACGGCTGCTGCTCTGAGCCTTATCCAGATGTGACCTTCACACTGATTTTGAAAAGGAAGTCTTCATTCTACATATTTAATCTGTTGCTGCCTTGCATTCTGATCTCTTTCCTGGCCCCACTGGGATTCTATCTCCCTGCAGACTCTGGGGAAAAAGTGTCTCTGGGTGTTACAGTCCTGCTTGCTCTGACTGTGTTTCAGCTGATGGTTGCAGAGATCATGCCTCCCTCTGAAAACGTGCCTTTGATAG gAAAGTATTACATAGCGACTATGACCATGATCACAGCTTCCACTGCATTGACAATCATTATAATGAATCTCCATCACTGTGGCTCAGAAGCAAAGCCTGTTCCACAATGGGCCAAGGTGATTATTTTGGACTACATgtcaaaaatcttttttgtttatgATGTGGGTGAAAATTGCACAAGTCcgaaaagagagaaggaagaagaacgTAAGTTAGAGGGGGATGATGGGTGTCAGCGGAGGCACAAAGAGGTAAGGAGTCACCATTCCAATAGGAAGGATGACTGCAATCTCAAGGAGAAGCTCAATGGAAATTTGAATAAAAGCTATGGAGTTAATGGTGAAAATGTTAGGGAGACTGTTAATTGCTGTTCCTGTTACAAAACGCTGATTAAAAATATCGAATATATTGCTAATTGTGTTAGAGACCATAAAGCAAATCGGGCCAAAGGAATTGAGTGGAAAAAAGTCGCAAAAGTGATGGACAGGTTTTTCATGTGGATTTTCTTTATTATGGTGTTTTTTATGAGCGTGCTGATCATTGGAAAAGCACCTTAG
- the RBM47 gene encoding RNA-binding protein 47 isoform X1: MLTPAMLSFRFYQAVNEFDTMTAEDSTARMSNDSSNVATTKVPEGVAGAPNEAALLALMERTGYSMIQENGQRKYGGPPPGWEGLHPPRGCEVFVGKIPRDVYEDELVPVFESVGRIYEMRLMMDFDGKNRGYAFVMYTQKHEAKRAVRELNNYEIRPGRLLGVCCSVDNCRLFIGGIPKMKKREEILEEIAKVTEGVLDVIVYASAADKMKNRGFAFVEYESHRAAAMARRKLMPGRIQLWGHQIAVDWAEPEIDVDEDVMETVKILYVRNLMIETTEDTIKKVFGQFNPGCVERVKKIRDYAFVHFTTREDAIHAMNNLNGVELEGSCLEVTLAKPVDKEQYTRYQKAAKGGAAATPEVTQQPNYVYSCDPYTLAYYGYPYNALIGPNRDYFVKAGSIRGRGRGAAGNRAPGPRGSYLGGYSAGRGIYSRYHEGKGKQQEKGYELVPNLELPAVNPVAIKPGAVAIPAIGAQYSMFQAAPPAKMMEDGKIHTVEHIINPIAVQQDPASAAAAAAAAAAAVIPAVSTPPPFQGRPITPVYTMAPNVQRIPAAGIYGTSYVPFAAPAAATATIATLQKNAAAAAAAAAAYGGYAGYIPPAFPAATIQVPIHDVYQTY, from the exons GTTTTATCAGGCTGTGAATGAGTTTGACACAATGACCGCTGAGGACTCCACTGCAAGGATGAGCAACGATTCCTCCAACGTGGCTACCACGAAAGTCCCTGAAGGCGTTGCCGGTGCACCCAATGAGGCGGCTCTGCTGGCCCTCATGGAGCGCACGGGATATAGCATGATCCAGGAGAATGGGCAACGCAAGTACGGCGGCCCTCCTCCCGGCTGGGAGGGCCTGCACCCTCCTCGTGGCTGTGAAGTCTTTGTGGGCAAAATCCCCCGTGATGTCTATGAAGATGAGCTCGTCCCTGTGTTCGAGTCTGTTGGCCGCATCTATGAAATGCGCCTGATGATGGACTTTGATGGGAAGAACCGTGGCTACGCCTTCGTCATGTACACACAGAAGCATGAGGCGAAGCGTGCCGTCAGGGAGCTGAACAACTATGAAATCCGCCCTGGCAGGCTGCTGGGTGTCTGCTGCAGTGTGGATAACTGCCGGCTCTTCATTGGAGGCATTCCcaagatgaagaagagagaggagatCCTGGAAGAGATCGCCAAGGTGACAGAAGGCGTGCTGGATGTCATCGTGTATGCCAGCGCTGCAGACAAGATGAAGAACAGAGGCTTCGCCTTCGTGGAGTATGAGAGCCACCGAGCAGCGGCAATGGCCAGGAGGAAACTCATGCCGGGAAGGATCCAGCTGTGGGGACACCAGATTGCTGTTGActgggcagaaccagagatagATGTGGATGAAGATGTCATGGAGACTGTTAAAATCCTCTATGTGAGGAATTTAATGATTGAGACCACAGAGGACACCATTAAAAAGGTCTTTGGGCAGTTTAACCCTGGCTGTGTAGAGCGGGTGAAAAAAATACGTGATTACGCCTTTGTGCACTTTACAACCAGGGAAGATGCCATTCACGCCATGAACAACCTTAATGGTGTCGAACTGGAAGGCTCGTGCCTGGAGGTTACCTTGGCCAAGCCGGTAGACAAGGAGCAATACACTCGCTACCAGAAAGCAGCAAAAGGAGGGGCCGCAGCAACGCCTGAAGTAACTCAGCAACCTAATTATGTTTACTCTTGTGATCCGTACACACTAGCATATTATGGATATCCATACAATGCCTTGATCGGGCCCAACAGAGATTACTTTGTGAAAG CAGGCAGCATACGAGGCAGAGGGCGAGGTGCAGCTGGCAACAGAGCCCCGGGCCCCAGGGGCTCCTACCTGGGGGGATACTCCGCCGGCCGTGGCATCTACAGCAGGTACCACGAaggcaaaggaaaacagcaagagaaaggaTACGAGCTGGTACCCAACTTGGAGTTACCTGCGGTCAATCCGGTGGCCATTAAGCCTGGTGCAG TGGCCATCCCTGCCATCGGCGCCCAGTACTCCATGTTTCAGGCTGCTCCACCGGCCAAGATGATGGAAGATGGCAAAATCCACACTGTCGAGCACATCATCAACCCTATAGCTGTCCAGCAGGATCCGGCTAGCGCGGCAGCCGCtgcggcagccgccgccgcagctGTAATACCGGCCGTCTCAACGCCTCCCCCCTTCCAG GGCCGCCCCATCACGCCGGTGTACACCATGGCTCCCAACGTGCAGCGAATCCCCGCCGCCGGGATTTACGGGACAAGTTATGTGCCATTTGCAGCGCCCGCCGCGGCGACAGCGACGATAGCCACGCTACAGAAGaatgccgctgccgccgccgccgccgctgccgcctaTGGGGGATACGCCGGCTACATCCCTCCGGCGTTCCCGGCCGCCACCATCCAGGTCCCCATCCATGACGTCTACCAGACGTACTGA
- the RBM47 gene encoding RNA-binding protein 47 isoform X2 has translation MVLGAEAGSRFYQAVNEFDTMTAEDSTARMSNDSSNVATTKVPEGVAGAPNEAALLALMERTGYSMIQENGQRKYGGPPPGWEGLHPPRGCEVFVGKIPRDVYEDELVPVFESVGRIYEMRLMMDFDGKNRGYAFVMYTQKHEAKRAVRELNNYEIRPGRLLGVCCSVDNCRLFIGGIPKMKKREEILEEIAKVTEGVLDVIVYASAADKMKNRGFAFVEYESHRAAAMARRKLMPGRIQLWGHQIAVDWAEPEIDVDEDVMETVKILYVRNLMIETTEDTIKKVFGQFNPGCVERVKKIRDYAFVHFTTREDAIHAMNNLNGVELEGSCLEVTLAKPVDKEQYTRYQKAAKGGAAATPEVTQQPNYVYSCDPYTLAYYGYPYNALIGPNRDYFVKAGSIRGRGRGAAGNRAPGPRGSYLGGYSAGRGIYSRYHEGKGKQQEKGYELVPNLELPAVNPVAIKPGAVAIPAIGAQYSMFQAAPPAKMMEDGKIHTVEHIINPIAVQQDPASAAAAAAAAAAAVIPAVSTPPPFQGRPITPVYTMAPNVQRIPAAGIYGTSYVPFAAPAAATATIATLQKNAAAAAAAAAAYGGYAGYIPPAFPAATIQVPIHDVYQTY, from the exons GTTTTATCAGGCTGTGAATGAGTTTGACACAATGACCGCTGAGGACTCCACTGCAAGGATGAGCAACGATTCCTCCAACGTGGCTACCACGAAAGTCCCTGAAGGCGTTGCCGGTGCACCCAATGAGGCGGCTCTGCTGGCCCTCATGGAGCGCACGGGATATAGCATGATCCAGGAGAATGGGCAACGCAAGTACGGCGGCCCTCCTCCCGGCTGGGAGGGCCTGCACCCTCCTCGTGGCTGTGAAGTCTTTGTGGGCAAAATCCCCCGTGATGTCTATGAAGATGAGCTCGTCCCTGTGTTCGAGTCTGTTGGCCGCATCTATGAAATGCGCCTGATGATGGACTTTGATGGGAAGAACCGTGGCTACGCCTTCGTCATGTACACACAGAAGCATGAGGCGAAGCGTGCCGTCAGGGAGCTGAACAACTATGAAATCCGCCCTGGCAGGCTGCTGGGTGTCTGCTGCAGTGTGGATAACTGCCGGCTCTTCATTGGAGGCATTCCcaagatgaagaagagagaggagatCCTGGAAGAGATCGCCAAGGTGACAGAAGGCGTGCTGGATGTCATCGTGTATGCCAGCGCTGCAGACAAGATGAAGAACAGAGGCTTCGCCTTCGTGGAGTATGAGAGCCACCGAGCAGCGGCAATGGCCAGGAGGAAACTCATGCCGGGAAGGATCCAGCTGTGGGGACACCAGATTGCTGTTGActgggcagaaccagagatagATGTGGATGAAGATGTCATGGAGACTGTTAAAATCCTCTATGTGAGGAATTTAATGATTGAGACCACAGAGGACACCATTAAAAAGGTCTTTGGGCAGTTTAACCCTGGCTGTGTAGAGCGGGTGAAAAAAATACGTGATTACGCCTTTGTGCACTTTACAACCAGGGAAGATGCCATTCACGCCATGAACAACCTTAATGGTGTCGAACTGGAAGGCTCGTGCCTGGAGGTTACCTTGGCCAAGCCGGTAGACAAGGAGCAATACACTCGCTACCAGAAAGCAGCAAAAGGAGGGGCCGCAGCAACGCCTGAAGTAACTCAGCAACCTAATTATGTTTACTCTTGTGATCCGTACACACTAGCATATTATGGATATCCATACAATGCCTTGATCGGGCCCAACAGAGATTACTTTGTGAAAG CAGGCAGCATACGAGGCAGAGGGCGAGGTGCAGCTGGCAACAGAGCCCCGGGCCCCAGGGGCTCCTACCTGGGGGGATACTCCGCCGGCCGTGGCATCTACAGCAGGTACCACGAaggcaaaggaaaacagcaagagaaaggaTACGAGCTGGTACCCAACTTGGAGTTACCTGCGGTCAATCCGGTGGCCATTAAGCCTGGTGCAG TGGCCATCCCTGCCATCGGCGCCCAGTACTCCATGTTTCAGGCTGCTCCACCGGCCAAGATGATGGAAGATGGCAAAATCCACACTGTCGAGCACATCATCAACCCTATAGCTGTCCAGCAGGATCCGGCTAGCGCGGCAGCCGCtgcggcagccgccgccgcagctGTAATACCGGCCGTCTCAACGCCTCCCCCCTTCCAG GGCCGCCCCATCACGCCGGTGTACACCATGGCTCCCAACGTGCAGCGAATCCCCGCCGCCGGGATTTACGGGACAAGTTATGTGCCATTTGCAGCGCCCGCCGCGGCGACAGCGACGATAGCCACGCTACAGAAGaatgccgctgccgccgccgccgccgctgccgcctaTGGGGGATACGCCGGCTACATCCCTCCGGCGTTCCCGGCCGCCACCATCCAGGTCCCCATCCATGACGTCTACCAGACGTACTGA
- the RBM47 gene encoding RNA-binding protein 47 isoform X4 yields the protein MARFYQAVNEFDTMTAEDSTARMSNDSSNVATTKVPEGVAGAPNEAALLALMERTGYSMIQENGQRKYGGPPPGWEGLHPPRGCEVFVGKIPRDVYEDELVPVFESVGRIYEMRLMMDFDGKNRGYAFVMYTQKHEAKRAVRELNNYEIRPGRLLGVCCSVDNCRLFIGGIPKMKKREEILEEIAKVTEGVLDVIVYASAADKMKNRGFAFVEYESHRAAAMARRKLMPGRIQLWGHQIAVDWAEPEIDVDEDVMETVKILYVRNLMIETTEDTIKKVFGQFNPGCVERVKKIRDYAFVHFTTREDAIHAMNNLNGVELEGSCLEVTLAKPVDKEQYTRYQKAAKGGAAATPEVTQQPNYVYSCDPYTLAYYGYPYNALIGPNRDYFVKAGSIRGRGRGAAGNRAPGPRGSYLGGYSAGRGIYSRYHEGKGKQQEKGYELVPNLELPAVNPVAIKPGAVAIPAIGAQYSMFQAAPPAKMMEDGKIHTVEHIINPIAVQQDPASAAAAAAAAAAAVIPAVSTPPPFQGRPITPVYTMAPNVQRIPAAGIYGTSYVPFAAPAAATATIATLQKNAAAAAAAAAAYGGYAGYIPPAFPAATIQVPIHDVYQTY from the exons GTTTTATCAGGCTGTGAATGAGTTTGACACAATGACCGCTGAGGACTCCACTGCAAGGATGAGCAACGATTCCTCCAACGTGGCTACCACGAAAGTCCCTGAAGGCGTTGCCGGTGCACCCAATGAGGCGGCTCTGCTGGCCCTCATGGAGCGCACGGGATATAGCATGATCCAGGAGAATGGGCAACGCAAGTACGGCGGCCCTCCTCCCGGCTGGGAGGGCCTGCACCCTCCTCGTGGCTGTGAAGTCTTTGTGGGCAAAATCCCCCGTGATGTCTATGAAGATGAGCTCGTCCCTGTGTTCGAGTCTGTTGGCCGCATCTATGAAATGCGCCTGATGATGGACTTTGATGGGAAGAACCGTGGCTACGCCTTCGTCATGTACACACAGAAGCATGAGGCGAAGCGTGCCGTCAGGGAGCTGAACAACTATGAAATCCGCCCTGGCAGGCTGCTGGGTGTCTGCTGCAGTGTGGATAACTGCCGGCTCTTCATTGGAGGCATTCCcaagatgaagaagagagaggagatCCTGGAAGAGATCGCCAAGGTGACAGAAGGCGTGCTGGATGTCATCGTGTATGCCAGCGCTGCAGACAAGATGAAGAACAGAGGCTTCGCCTTCGTGGAGTATGAGAGCCACCGAGCAGCGGCAATGGCCAGGAGGAAACTCATGCCGGGAAGGATCCAGCTGTGGGGACACCAGATTGCTGTTGActgggcagaaccagagatagATGTGGATGAAGATGTCATGGAGACTGTTAAAATCCTCTATGTGAGGAATTTAATGATTGAGACCACAGAGGACACCATTAAAAAGGTCTTTGGGCAGTTTAACCCTGGCTGTGTAGAGCGGGTGAAAAAAATACGTGATTACGCCTTTGTGCACTTTACAACCAGGGAAGATGCCATTCACGCCATGAACAACCTTAATGGTGTCGAACTGGAAGGCTCGTGCCTGGAGGTTACCTTGGCCAAGCCGGTAGACAAGGAGCAATACACTCGCTACCAGAAAGCAGCAAAAGGAGGGGCCGCAGCAACGCCTGAAGTAACTCAGCAACCTAATTATGTTTACTCTTGTGATCCGTACACACTAGCATATTATGGATATCCATACAATGCCTTGATCGGGCCCAACAGAGATTACTTTGTGAAAG CAGGCAGCATACGAGGCAGAGGGCGAGGTGCAGCTGGCAACAGAGCCCCGGGCCCCAGGGGCTCCTACCTGGGGGGATACTCCGCCGGCCGTGGCATCTACAGCAGGTACCACGAaggcaaaggaaaacagcaagagaaaggaTACGAGCTGGTACCCAACTTGGAGTTACCTGCGGTCAATCCGGTGGCCATTAAGCCTGGTGCAG TGGCCATCCCTGCCATCGGCGCCCAGTACTCCATGTTTCAGGCTGCTCCACCGGCCAAGATGATGGAAGATGGCAAAATCCACACTGTCGAGCACATCATCAACCCTATAGCTGTCCAGCAGGATCCGGCTAGCGCGGCAGCCGCtgcggcagccgccgccgcagctGTAATACCGGCCGTCTCAACGCCTCCCCCCTTCCAG GGCCGCCCCATCACGCCGGTGTACACCATGGCTCCCAACGTGCAGCGAATCCCCGCCGCCGGGATTTACGGGACAAGTTATGTGCCATTTGCAGCGCCCGCCGCGGCGACAGCGACGATAGCCACGCTACAGAAGaatgccgctgccgccgccgccgccgctgccgcctaTGGGGGATACGCCGGCTACATCCCTCCGGCGTTCCCGGCCGCCACCATCCAGGTCCCCATCCATGACGTCTACCAGACGTACTGA
- the RBM47 gene encoding RNA-binding protein 47 isoform X3 codes for MLTPAMLSFRFYQAVNEFDTMTAEDSTARMSNDSSNVATTKVPEGVAGAPNEAALLALMERTGYSMIQENGQRKYGGPPPGWEGLHPPRGCEVFVGKIPRDVYEDELVPVFESVGRIYEMRLMMDFDGKNRGYAFVMYTQKHEAKRAVRELNNYEIRPGRLLGVCCSVDNCRLFIGGIPKMKKREEILEEIAKVTEGVLDVIVYASAADKMKNRGFAFVEYESHRAAAMARRKLMPGRIQLWGHQIAVDWAEPEIDVDEDVMETVKILYVRNLMIETTEDTIKKVFGQFNPGCVERVKKIRDYAFVHFTTREDAIHAMNNLNGVELEGSCLEVTLAKPVDKEQYTRYQKAAKGGAAATPEVTQQPNYVYSCDPYTLAYYGYPYNALIGPNRDYFVKGSIRGRGRGAAGNRAPGPRGSYLGGYSAGRGIYSRYHEGKGKQQEKGYELVPNLELPAVNPVAIKPGAVAIPAIGAQYSMFQAAPPAKMMEDGKIHTVEHIINPIAVQQDPASAAAAAAAAAAAVIPAVSTPPPFQGRPITPVYTMAPNVQRIPAAGIYGTSYVPFAAPAAATATIATLQKNAAAAAAAAAAYGGYAGYIPPAFPAATIQVPIHDVYQTY; via the exons GTTTTATCAGGCTGTGAATGAGTTTGACACAATGACCGCTGAGGACTCCACTGCAAGGATGAGCAACGATTCCTCCAACGTGGCTACCACGAAAGTCCCTGAAGGCGTTGCCGGTGCACCCAATGAGGCGGCTCTGCTGGCCCTCATGGAGCGCACGGGATATAGCATGATCCAGGAGAATGGGCAACGCAAGTACGGCGGCCCTCCTCCCGGCTGGGAGGGCCTGCACCCTCCTCGTGGCTGTGAAGTCTTTGTGGGCAAAATCCCCCGTGATGTCTATGAAGATGAGCTCGTCCCTGTGTTCGAGTCTGTTGGCCGCATCTATGAAATGCGCCTGATGATGGACTTTGATGGGAAGAACCGTGGCTACGCCTTCGTCATGTACACACAGAAGCATGAGGCGAAGCGTGCCGTCAGGGAGCTGAACAACTATGAAATCCGCCCTGGCAGGCTGCTGGGTGTCTGCTGCAGTGTGGATAACTGCCGGCTCTTCATTGGAGGCATTCCcaagatgaagaagagagaggagatCCTGGAAGAGATCGCCAAGGTGACAGAAGGCGTGCTGGATGTCATCGTGTATGCCAGCGCTGCAGACAAGATGAAGAACAGAGGCTTCGCCTTCGTGGAGTATGAGAGCCACCGAGCAGCGGCAATGGCCAGGAGGAAACTCATGCCGGGAAGGATCCAGCTGTGGGGACACCAGATTGCTGTTGActgggcagaaccagagatagATGTGGATGAAGATGTCATGGAGACTGTTAAAATCCTCTATGTGAGGAATTTAATGATTGAGACCACAGAGGACACCATTAAAAAGGTCTTTGGGCAGTTTAACCCTGGCTGTGTAGAGCGGGTGAAAAAAATACGTGATTACGCCTTTGTGCACTTTACAACCAGGGAAGATGCCATTCACGCCATGAACAACCTTAATGGTGTCGAACTGGAAGGCTCGTGCCTGGAGGTTACCTTGGCCAAGCCGGTAGACAAGGAGCAATACACTCGCTACCAGAAAGCAGCAAAAGGAGGGGCCGCAGCAACGCCTGAAGTAACTCAGCAACCTAATTATGTTTACTCTTGTGATCCGTACACACTAGCATATTATGGATATCCATACAATGCCTTGATCGGGCCCAACAGAGATTACTTTGTGAAAG GCAGCATACGAGGCAGAGGGCGAGGTGCAGCTGGCAACAGAGCCCCGGGCCCCAGGGGCTCCTACCTGGGGGGATACTCCGCCGGCCGTGGCATCTACAGCAGGTACCACGAaggcaaaggaaaacagcaagagaaaggaTACGAGCTGGTACCCAACTTGGAGTTACCTGCGGTCAATCCGGTGGCCATTAAGCCTGGTGCAG TGGCCATCCCTGCCATCGGCGCCCAGTACTCCATGTTTCAGGCTGCTCCACCGGCCAAGATGATGGAAGATGGCAAAATCCACACTGTCGAGCACATCATCAACCCTATAGCTGTCCAGCAGGATCCGGCTAGCGCGGCAGCCGCtgcggcagccgccgccgcagctGTAATACCGGCCGTCTCAACGCCTCCCCCCTTCCAG GGCCGCCCCATCACGCCGGTGTACACCATGGCTCCCAACGTGCAGCGAATCCCCGCCGCCGGGATTTACGGGACAAGTTATGTGCCATTTGCAGCGCCCGCCGCGGCGACAGCGACGATAGCCACGCTACAGAAGaatgccgctgccgccgccgccgccgctgccgcctaTGGGGGATACGCCGGCTACATCCCTCCGGCGTTCCCGGCCGCCACCATCCAGGTCCCCATCCATGACGTCTACCAGACGTACTGA
- the RBM47 gene encoding RNA-binding protein 47 isoform X5 — protein sequence MTAEDSTARMSNDSSNVATTKVPEGVAGAPNEAALLALMERTGYSMIQENGQRKYGGPPPGWEGLHPPRGCEVFVGKIPRDVYEDELVPVFESVGRIYEMRLMMDFDGKNRGYAFVMYTQKHEAKRAVRELNNYEIRPGRLLGVCCSVDNCRLFIGGIPKMKKREEILEEIAKVTEGVLDVIVYASAADKMKNRGFAFVEYESHRAAAMARRKLMPGRIQLWGHQIAVDWAEPEIDVDEDVMETVKILYVRNLMIETTEDTIKKVFGQFNPGCVERVKKIRDYAFVHFTTREDAIHAMNNLNGVELEGSCLEVTLAKPVDKEQYTRYQKAAKGGAAATPEVTQQPNYVYSCDPYTLAYYGYPYNALIGPNRDYFVKAGSIRGRGRGAAGNRAPGPRGSYLGGYSAGRGIYSRYHEGKGKQQEKGYELVPNLELPAVNPVAIKPGAVAIPAIGAQYSMFQAAPPAKMMEDGKIHTVEHIINPIAVQQDPASAAAAAAAAAAAVIPAVSTPPPFQGRPITPVYTMAPNVQRIPAAGIYGTSYVPFAAPAAATATIATLQKNAAAAAAAAAAYGGYAGYIPPAFPAATIQVPIHDVYQTY from the exons ATGACCGCTGAGGACTCCACTGCAAGGATGAGCAACGATTCCTCCAACGTGGCTACCACGAAAGTCCCTGAAGGCGTTGCCGGTGCACCCAATGAGGCGGCTCTGCTGGCCCTCATGGAGCGCACGGGATATAGCATGATCCAGGAGAATGGGCAACGCAAGTACGGCGGCCCTCCTCCCGGCTGGGAGGGCCTGCACCCTCCTCGTGGCTGTGAAGTCTTTGTGGGCAAAATCCCCCGTGATGTCTATGAAGATGAGCTCGTCCCTGTGTTCGAGTCTGTTGGCCGCATCTATGAAATGCGCCTGATGATGGACTTTGATGGGAAGAACCGTGGCTACGCCTTCGTCATGTACACACAGAAGCATGAGGCGAAGCGTGCCGTCAGGGAGCTGAACAACTATGAAATCCGCCCTGGCAGGCTGCTGGGTGTCTGCTGCAGTGTGGATAACTGCCGGCTCTTCATTGGAGGCATTCCcaagatgaagaagagagaggagatCCTGGAAGAGATCGCCAAGGTGACAGAAGGCGTGCTGGATGTCATCGTGTATGCCAGCGCTGCAGACAAGATGAAGAACAGAGGCTTCGCCTTCGTGGAGTATGAGAGCCACCGAGCAGCGGCAATGGCCAGGAGGAAACTCATGCCGGGAAGGATCCAGCTGTGGGGACACCAGATTGCTGTTGActgggcagaaccagagatagATGTGGATGAAGATGTCATGGAGACTGTTAAAATCCTCTATGTGAGGAATTTAATGATTGAGACCACAGAGGACACCATTAAAAAGGTCTTTGGGCAGTTTAACCCTGGCTGTGTAGAGCGGGTGAAAAAAATACGTGATTACGCCTTTGTGCACTTTACAACCAGGGAAGATGCCATTCACGCCATGAACAACCTTAATGGTGTCGAACTGGAAGGCTCGTGCCTGGAGGTTACCTTGGCCAAGCCGGTAGACAAGGAGCAATACACTCGCTACCAGAAAGCAGCAAAAGGAGGGGCCGCAGCAACGCCTGAAGTAACTCAGCAACCTAATTATGTTTACTCTTGTGATCCGTACACACTAGCATATTATGGATATCCATACAATGCCTTGATCGGGCCCAACAGAGATTACTTTGTGAAAG CAGGCAGCATACGAGGCAGAGGGCGAGGTGCAGCTGGCAACAGAGCCCCGGGCCCCAGGGGCTCCTACCTGGGGGGATACTCCGCCGGCCGTGGCATCTACAGCAGGTACCACGAaggcaaaggaaaacagcaagagaaaggaTACGAGCTGGTACCCAACTTGGAGTTACCTGCGGTCAATCCGGTGGCCATTAAGCCTGGTGCAG TGGCCATCCCTGCCATCGGCGCCCAGTACTCCATGTTTCAGGCTGCTCCACCGGCCAAGATGATGGAAGATGGCAAAATCCACACTGTCGAGCACATCATCAACCCTATAGCTGTCCAGCAGGATCCGGCTAGCGCGGCAGCCGCtgcggcagccgccgccgcagctGTAATACCGGCCGTCTCAACGCCTCCCCCCTTCCAG GGCCGCCCCATCACGCCGGTGTACACCATGGCTCCCAACGTGCAGCGAATCCCCGCCGCCGGGATTTACGGGACAAGTTATGTGCCATTTGCAGCGCCCGCCGCGGCGACAGCGACGATAGCCACGCTACAGAAGaatgccgctgccgccgccgccgccgctgccgcctaTGGGGGATACGCCGGCTACATCCCTCCGGCGTTCCCGGCCGCCACCATCCAGGTCCCCATCCATGACGTCTACCAGACGTACTGA